One region of Permianibacter fluminis genomic DNA includes:
- a CDS encoding acyl-CoA synthetase, producing the protein MSDWQWNIPEHFNIGTACTDRHAHGERAAHYAMIVEDAERGEERVTYAQLAEQSSQLGAALLALGVKRESRVLIRLPNSIAYPVTFFGTMKAGGIAVPSSSLLTASELAYLAKDSGAEILVTHVNMWLELVEQLGQVSTLKHVILSGCDRLPVGLPRSKAELHAFNDLLRKHAPLKKAVATKADDPAYLVYTSGTTGYPKGVLHAHRALLGRVPAATNWFDFKGQDRILHSGKFNWTYVLGTALMDPLYHGHTVIAYEGPNDPGLWTRLIAKHQCTIFIGVPTVYRQILQKTATSKADVPTLRHCMCAGEHLSDDVLTAWQERFGQPIFEAIGMSEFSYYISHPPSRTPRPGAAGVRQPGHNIQLLDEDLQPVPRGEEGMIGIPESDPGLFLSYWQLPEENAKLRRGGYFLTGDYAWEDEDGYIWFMGRKDDVIKSFGYRVSPHEIERVLKSHDGVGDCVALGQQIDASKTLVVACVIRRPGSHATEADLLAFAEKELAAYKVPKRIFFFDDFPRTKNGKVLRKDLLKQLPA; encoded by the coding sequence ATGTCCGACTGGCAGTGGAATATCCCGGAACATTTCAATATCGGCACCGCCTGTACCGATCGGCACGCCCATGGCGAACGCGCCGCGCATTACGCGATGATCGTCGAAGATGCCGAGCGCGGCGAAGAGCGCGTCACCTACGCCCAGCTCGCCGAGCAAAGCTCGCAACTTGGCGCAGCGCTGCTCGCGCTCGGGGTCAAACGCGAAAGCCGCGTGCTGATCCGTTTGCCGAACTCGATTGCCTATCCGGTTACCTTCTTCGGCACGATGAAGGCCGGCGGCATCGCGGTGCCGTCGTCATCACTGCTGACCGCCAGTGAGCTGGCCTATCTGGCAAAAGACTCCGGCGCCGAAATTCTGGTGACCCACGTCAATATGTGGCTGGAACTGGTCGAGCAGCTTGGTCAGGTCAGTACACTCAAGCATGTCATCCTGTCTGGCTGTGACCGCTTGCCGGTTGGCTTACCACGCAGCAAAGCCGAACTGCATGCCTTCAATGATCTGCTGCGTAAGCACGCACCACTGAAGAAAGCGGTGGCGACCAAGGCCGATGATCCGGCCTATCTCGTCTACACCTCTGGCACCACCGGCTACCCGAAAGGCGTGTTGCATGCGCACCGCGCCTTGCTCGGCCGGGTGCCGGCCGCCACCAATTGGTTCGACTTCAAAGGTCAGGATCGCATCCTGCACTCCGGCAAATTCAACTGGACCTATGTGCTCGGCACCGCGCTGATGGACCCGCTCTATCACGGCCACACCGTCATCGCCTATGAAGGCCCGAACGATCCCGGCTTGTGGACCCGTTTGATCGCCAAACACCAGTGCACAATTTTTATCGGCGTGCCGACGGTCTATCGCCAGATCTTGCAAAAGACAGCGACCAGCAAAGCCGATGTGCCAACGCTGCGGCATTGCATGTGCGCGGGCGAGCACCTGTCCGATGATGTGCTGACCGCGTGGCAAGAGCGTTTCGGCCAGCCGATTTTTGAAGCGATCGGCATGAGCGAATTTTCCTATTACATCTCGCATCCGCCGAGCCGGACACCGCGGCCGGGCGCTGCCGGTGTCCGTCAGCCCGGCCACAACATTCAATTGCTTGACGAAGATCTGCAACCGGTGCCGCGCGGCGAAGAAGGCATGATCGGCATTCCGGAATCTGATCCGGGTCTGTTCCTGTCCTACTGGCAGCTGCCGGAAGAAAACGCCAAGCTGCGCCGTGGCGGCTACTTCCTCACCGGCGATTACGCCTGGGAAGACGAAGACGGCTACATCTGGTTCATGGGCCGCAAGGACGATGTGATTAAATCGTTCGGCTATCGGGTCAGCCCGCACGAAATCGAGCGCGTGCTGAAAAGCCATGACGGCGTCGGCGATTGCGTTGCGCTCGGTCAGCAGATTGACGCCAGCAAGACCTTGGTGGTTGCCTGCGTCATCCGCCGCCCGGGCAGCCACGCCACCGAAGCCGATCTGCTCGCCTTCGCCGAAAAAGAACTTGCCGCGTACAAAGTGCCGAAACGGATTTTCTTTTTCGACGATTTTCCGCGCACCAAGAACGGCAAAGTGCTGCGCAAGGATTTGCTGAAGCAGTTGCCGGCCTGA
- a CDS encoding HpcH/HpaI aldolase/citrate lyase family protein, producing the protein MNRYIRRNRPARPVPGRPASRFAEGESRCRPDRRRAVGMMAEHAFLKTINEELVLGGPWPGIQLYYPPVKYNPAQGIYETMEQAAERMRKYARECKAHTLLFDLEDGCRQKEMSRDLLRQELASFGEAKDRGFQIALRINPFRTAEYEKDLELIKDMSPFIDVIILAKAGEVYGAAEIRDLSGWLVNVNPSITIQPIIEHPRSLKIAPEMMQFATVKHVVFGIHDFSKAMAIHLTPENWINELRTYLMMLLFEARIAGKGVIGGVEVLLNASAMPETYIEPHDIRRWLDLHGDREAQIVYAHAVEEAQMGLTGKQVIHPGHIHLCKVAFTPSPMRIQRDVNILKAAIDADALLGGAIRFEGEMLDPPMFGKALQTLLRANALNALPAEQKLFAIEVLKKLPVHTIRENWPYGLV; encoded by the coding sequence TTGAATCGTTATATTCGACGGAACCGCCCGGCCCGACCAGTGCCGGGACGCCCGGCTTCTCGCTTTGCGGAGGGTGAGAGCCGGTGCAGACCAGACCGCAGGAGGGCAGTCGGCATGATGGCAGAACACGCATTTCTCAAAACCATCAACGAGGAATTGGTGCTGGGCGGCCCATGGCCGGGCATCCAGCTCTATTACCCGCCGGTGAAGTACAACCCGGCCCAGGGTATCTACGAAACCATGGAGCAGGCTGCCGAGCGCATGCGCAAATACGCGCGTGAGTGCAAGGCACACACCCTGCTGTTCGACTTGGAAGACGGCTGCCGGCAGAAAGAAATGTCGCGCGATCTGCTGCGTCAGGAGCTCGCTTCGTTCGGCGAAGCAAAAGACCGCGGCTTCCAGATTGCCCTGCGCATCAACCCGTTCCGCACCGCCGAGTACGAGAAAGATCTCGAACTCATCAAGGACATGTCGCCGTTTATCGACGTGATCATTCTGGCCAAGGCCGGTGAGGTCTACGGCGCCGCGGAGATTCGTGATTTGAGCGGCTGGCTGGTCAACGTCAACCCGTCCATCACCATCCAGCCGATTATCGAGCACCCGCGCAGCCTGAAGATTGCTCCGGAGATGATGCAGTTCGCCACCGTCAAGCACGTGGTGTTCGGTATCCACGACTTCTCGAAAGCAATGGCGATTCACCTGACGCCCGAGAACTGGATCAACGAGCTGCGCACCTATCTGATGATGCTGCTGTTCGAAGCCCGTATCGCTGGTAAAGGCGTGATCGGCGGCGTCGAAGTGCTGCTTAATGCCAGCGCGATGCCGGAAACCTACATCGAACCGCACGACATCCGCCGCTGGCTCGATCTGCACGGCGACCGCGAAGCGCAAATCGTGTACGCCCACGCCGTCGAAGAAGCGCAGATGGGTTTGACCGGGAAACAGGTTATTCATCCCGGCCACATTCATCTGTGCAAAGTCGCGTTCACGCCGTCACCGATGCGCATCCAGCGCGACGTCAACATTCTCAAAGCCGCGATTGATGCCGACGCCCTGCTCGGCGGCGCCATCCGCTTCGAAGGCGAAATGCTCGACCCACCGATGTTCGGCAAGGCGCTGCAAACCCTGCTGCGCGCCAACGCGCTGAACGCGCTGCCGGCCGAGCAAAAGCTGTTTGCGATCGAAGTACTGAAGAAACTGCCAGTACACACGATCCGCGAAAACTGGCCGTACGGTCTCGTATAA
- a CDS encoding HpcH/HpaI aldolase/citrate lyase family protein, with amino-acid sequence MNNVPYRPRRTMLYVPAHVERHLEKARGLPTDSIIFDLQESVPSSLKTQAREQLKKAFENPDFGHSEKVVRINPLYSPWGQDDLRLAASLPIDAILLPRVESKQQVLDTLIALDALGATHIQLMCNIESPFGVLRAEEIAGASDRVCALIMGTTDLANELKLNPNPERTGLLTSLGLVILAARAHRKCVVDGPHFDLKDVKAAEFACRQARDLGFDGKAIIHPVQLTYANDAFTPKRGDVDRAQRIIEALKDADANGMSTAVIDDRLIEPAMIEWARRVIAVFEAVHALGQTELLGQAKRR; translated from the coding sequence ATGAACAACGTTCCCTACCGCCCGCGCCGCACCATGCTGTATGTGCCGGCTCACGTCGAGCGCCATCTGGAAAAAGCGCGCGGCCTGCCGACCGACAGCATCATTTTTGATCTGCAGGAATCGGTGCCCTCCAGCCTCAAGACCCAGGCCCGCGAGCAGCTGAAAAAGGCGTTTGAAAATCCGGATTTCGGCCACTCCGAAAAAGTGGTCCGGATCAATCCGCTCTATTCGCCCTGGGGTCAGGACGATTTGCGCCTCGCCGCTTCCTTGCCGATTGACGCGATTCTGCTGCCGCGGGTGGAAAGCAAGCAGCAGGTGCTCGACACCCTGATCGCACTTGATGCCCTCGGCGCTACTCATATTCAGTTGATGTGCAATATCGAAAGCCCGTTTGGCGTGCTGCGCGCCGAGGAAATCGCCGGCGCCTCCGATCGGGTCTGTGCGCTGATCATGGGCACCACCGATCTGGCCAACGAACTCAAGCTGAACCCGAATCCGGAACGCACTGGCCTGCTGACCTCGCTAGGCTTGGTCATCCTGGCTGCGCGCGCGCACCGCAAATGCGTGGTCGATGGCCCGCATTTCGATTTGAAAGATGTCAAAGCCGCGGAATTTGCCTGCCGGCAGGCGCGCGATCTCGGCTTTGATGGCAAAGCCATCATTCATCCGGTCCAGCTGACCTACGCCAATGATGCCTTCACTCCGAAGCGTGGCGATGTCGACCGCGCCCAGCGTATCATCGAGGCACTGAAAGACGCCGATGCCAATGGCATGAGCACAGCCGTGATCGATGACCGCCTGATTGAGCCGGCAATGATCGAATGGGCCCGCCGCGTGATCGCGGTATTCGAAGCGGTGCATGCGCTGGGCCAAACCGAATTGCTGGGCCAAGCCAAACGGCGCTGA
- a CDS encoding MaoC family dehydratase, with the protein MSSNSHASDLQHPHKATTVTIGRFFEDFQLGERIQHATPRTLTEGDAAQYLALYGSRFAQYCAAPYATACGFAKTPLDPLLVFHVAFGKTVPDVSLNAVANLGYADVRFLQPVFAGNTLFVDSEVIGLKENSNGKTGVVYVQSRAQNQHGEPVLQWQRWVMVHKRDHKTPTEHNSVPTVKAALTASELPLPQGLHAPAEQNYYTGSSTVAWDYRIGSVINHGGGITIGDSDHMMATRLYQNNARVHFDAAYMQQQPAGKRLVYGGHIISLVQALSYNGFENALWLAGFNGGVHANPSFAGDTIYAASVVTDVQKLGNGLSALRVVSFGIKGEPGELLASLPALTESASLPSTIVLKWDYWLVLP; encoded by the coding sequence ATGAGCAGCAATAGCCACGCCAGTGACTTACAACATCCACACAAGGCAACAACCGTGACCATCGGCCGTTTCTTTGAAGATTTTCAACTCGGTGAGCGTATCCAGCACGCGACGCCACGCACGCTGACCGAAGGCGATGCCGCCCAGTATCTGGCGCTGTATGGCTCGCGCTTCGCGCAGTACTGCGCCGCGCCGTATGCAACGGCCTGCGGCTTTGCCAAAACACCGCTCGACCCTTTGTTGGTCTTTCACGTCGCGTTCGGCAAAACTGTGCCAGACGTGTCACTGAACGCTGTCGCTAATCTCGGCTATGCCGATGTCCGCTTCCTGCAGCCGGTGTTTGCTGGCAACACCCTGTTCGTCGACAGCGAAGTGATCGGACTGAAGGAAAACAGCAACGGCAAGACTGGCGTGGTGTATGTGCAATCGCGCGCGCAGAACCAGCACGGCGAGCCGGTGTTGCAGTGGCAACGCTGGGTCATGGTGCACAAACGCGATCACAAGACACCGACCGAGCACAACAGCGTGCCGACCGTCAAAGCCGCGCTGACCGCCAGCGAATTGCCGCTGCCGCAAGGTTTGCACGCGCCAGCTGAGCAGAATTACTACACTGGCAGCAGCACCGTCGCGTGGGACTACCGCATTGGCAGCGTGATCAACCACGGTGGCGGCATCACCATCGGCGACAGCGATCACATGATGGCAACCCGGTTGTATCAGAACAATGCCAGGGTCCATTTCGATGCGGCCTACATGCAGCAACAACCGGCCGGCAAACGGCTGGTTTACGGCGGTCATATCATTTCGCTGGTGCAGGCACTGAGTTACAACGGTTTTGAGAATGCGCTCTGGCTCGCGGGATTCAACGGCGGCGTCCACGCCAACCCGAGTTTTGCCGGCGACACCATTTACGCCGCCAGCGTGGTCACCGATGTCCAGAAACTCGGCAACGGCTTGTCGGCATTGCGGGTCGTCAGCTTCGGTATCAAAGGTGAACCGGGCGAGCTGCT
- a CDS encoding type IV pilus assembly protein FimV encodes MAPYRLSLSALLIGLSFSQPALPLGFGDLQLQSQLNQPLQAEIPILGVPAYAADSVKVRLGKREDFAALGYDYLPEIDDVRTELLVRDNRLVLQLSSRRALREPLLNLVLVAEEGSTRYLRDYAVLLDLPGTPAPATIPATSLATAPTAAATTSTPVSANRIPDTAASVATSAAINELPPSAEHAPVTHLPAEKTANPAVNQNPPAALVSTSSANSNATAETVYGPTRPGESLSTIAHRLGKARGDEWHAFGVALYQANRDAFIAGDPNRLKMAMPLKLPSAAEVQNYQRQDWLALFNANRAAGQSQVASTATETVITTVAPPAKSVSVDGNAGAQAVKSSTAGSSTTIVATARSATDSAAVNLQQLQQENLSLKTDLQAATARLQALETQLNQMDSRYAELMQRETERMNSAATANSATVSPSVTETAAGSEQAVTTESPTASEQAAEQAATTFVAAEPVTVRVNDTLAESSNANQAVSETGDAATPSGEQPWRGVIWGLLTVFALSLAGVLFWQWSERRAQVLPVRSKPRAPREPRPVLPLADAEESAQVPIDANAPDRRTLKLKQVQAALETYVSYQRFDRALEMLEQEMHIAGDDLMLRRQLQRLQKQVRHDQLEWQQEHQEQLSEQFDRATVTHVDKPVSRDDGKKTSG; translated from the coding sequence ATGGCGCCGTACCGCTTGTCACTGTCCGCCCTGTTGATAGGGCTGTCATTCAGTCAACCCGCGTTGCCGTTGGGCTTTGGTGATTTGCAGCTGCAGTCGCAGCTCAATCAACCGCTGCAAGCGGAAATCCCCATTCTCGGTGTACCAGCCTATGCCGCCGACTCGGTCAAGGTCCGGCTCGGCAAGCGCGAAGATTTCGCCGCACTCGGTTACGACTACCTGCCGGAAATTGACGATGTCCGCACCGAATTGCTGGTGCGCGACAACCGGTTGGTACTGCAACTGAGCAGCCGGCGCGCGCTGCGCGAACCCTTGCTCAATCTGGTGCTGGTCGCGGAAGAGGGTAGCACCCGCTACCTGCGCGATTACGCCGTGCTGCTGGACCTGCCGGGCACGCCAGCGCCGGCCACCATTCCGGCGACTAGCCTTGCCACTGCACCGACTGCCGCCGCGACTACCAGCACGCCTGTGAGCGCGAATCGCATTCCTGATACTGCAGCCAGCGTTGCTACTTCTGCAGCGATCAATGAACTGCCACCGTCAGCGGAGCACGCGCCGGTGACTCATTTGCCGGCAGAAAAAACGGCGAACCCGGCGGTCAATCAGAATCCGCCAGCCGCTCTCGTCAGTACGTCATCTGCCAACAGTAATGCGACGGCGGAAACCGTGTACGGGCCAACCCGGCCCGGTGAAAGTTTGTCGACCATAGCCCATCGGCTCGGCAAGGCGCGCGGCGATGAATGGCATGCCTTCGGTGTCGCGCTGTATCAGGCCAATCGCGATGCTTTTATCGCCGGCGATCCCAATCGTTTGAAAATGGCCATGCCGCTGAAACTGCCGAGTGCAGCCGAGGTGCAAAATTATCAGCGGCAAGACTGGCTGGCGCTGTTCAATGCCAATCGCGCCGCTGGGCAATCACAGGTGGCCAGCACGGCAACTGAGACCGTCATCACGACGGTGGCGCCGCCGGCGAAGTCGGTGAGCGTCGATGGCAATGCCGGTGCGCAGGCAGTGAAATCATCGACGGCTGGTTCCAGTACAACAATAGTTGCCACCGCACGTTCAGCAACAGACTCCGCGGCCGTCAATCTGCAGCAGTTGCAACAGGAAAACCTCAGCCTGAAAACGGATCTGCAAGCCGCAACGGCACGGTTGCAGGCGCTGGAAACCCAGCTGAACCAGATGGACAGTCGCTACGCCGAACTCATGCAGCGCGAAACGGAAAGAATGAATTCAGCGGCGACAGCAAACTCGGCCACTGTATCGCCTTCCGTGACAGAAACCGCCGCCGGCTCAGAACAGGCTGTGACAACCGAATCGCCGACGGCGAGCGAACAAGCTGCCGAGCAAGCCGCTACTACCTTCGTCGCAGCTGAACCCGTCACGGTGCGCGTCAACGACACGCTGGCGGAATCTTCCAACGCGAACCAAGCCGTCAGCGAAACCGGAGACGCGGCGACGCCGTCGGGTGAGCAGCCGTGGCGCGGTGTGATCTGGGGCCTGCTGACGGTGTTTGCGCTCAGCCTGGCTGGCGTGCTGTTCTGGCAATGGTCGGAGCGTCGGGCTCAGGTACTGCCGGTGCGCAGCAAACCACGGGCACCGCGTGAACCGCGGCCGGTGTTGCCGCTGGCCGATGCCGAAGAGTCCGCGCAAGTGCCGATCGATGCCAACGCGCCGGATCGGCGCACGCTGAAACTCAAGCAGGTGCAGGCGGCGCTGGAAACGTATGTTTCCTATCAACGGTTTGATCGGGCACTGGAAATGCTTGAGCAGGAAATGCATATCGCCGGTGATGATCTGATGCTGCGCCGGCAATTGCAGCGGCTGCAAAAGCAAGTCCGGCACGATCAGCTGGAGTGGCAGCAGGAGCATCAGGAGCAGCTCAGCGAGCAGTTTGATCGCGCCACCGTTACCCATGTTGACAAGCCGGTCAGCCGCGATGACGGCAAGAAGACCTCCGGCTGA
- a CDS encoding metal-dependent hydrolase family protein, with product MSFRLSTTALLLLAGAVHADTLIHAGKLIDTEHGTVQSQMSIIIKDNRIAEVKAGYVDPQGYSPYFNLQDSTVMPGLIDMHVHVSHENSPTSYTEPFFLNPADFALHATQYLQRTLHAGFTTVRDLGASDGLNLSLRDAVKKGWIVGPRIFAAGKAIGTTGGHADPTNGVNMELRENPGPDEGVINGADDARKAVRQRYKEGADVIKITATGGVLSLAKNGQNPQFMDDELKAIVDTAKDYGFAVAVHAHGKEGMLRAVKAGVDSIEHGTYMDDEVIKEMKKHGTWYVPTISAGKFVSDKAKIDGYFPEVVRPKAAAIGAEIQKTFAKAYKAGVKIAFGTDAGVGPHGSNAMEFVYMVEAGMTPMDAIKSATINAATLLRQEKDLGSISAGKYADLVAVKGDPLQDIKLMTQLGFVMKEGVVYKQ from the coding sequence ATGTCCTTCCGCCTTTCCACTACCGCGCTGCTGCTGCTCGCTGGCGCTGTCCATGCCGACACCCTGATTCACGCCGGCAAACTGATCGATACCGAACACGGCACCGTGCAAAGCCAGATGTCCATCATCATCAAGGACAACCGGATCGCCGAGGTCAAGGCCGGCTATGTTGATCCGCAAGGCTACAGCCCGTATTTCAACCTGCAGGACAGCACTGTCATGCCGGGTCTCATCGACATGCATGTCCACGTTTCACATGAAAACAGCCCGACCTCGTACACCGAACCGTTCTTCCTGAACCCGGCCGACTTTGCCCTGCACGCAACCCAGTATCTGCAGCGCACGCTCCACGCCGGCTTCACCACGGTGCGAGACCTTGGCGCCTCCGATGGCCTGAACCTGAGTCTGCGCGATGCCGTCAAAAAAGGCTGGATTGTCGGCCCGCGCATTTTCGCTGCCGGCAAAGCCATTGGCACCACCGGGGGTCACGCCGACCCGACCAATGGTGTCAACATGGAGCTGCGGGAAAATCCGGGCCCGGATGAAGGCGTGATCAACGGCGCCGATGACGCCCGCAAAGCCGTGCGCCAGCGCTACAAGGAAGGCGCCGACGTGATCAAAATCACCGCCACCGGCGGCGTGCTAAGCCTGGCCAAAAATGGCCAGAATCCGCAATTCATGGACGACGAACTGAAAGCCATTGTCGACACCGCCAAGGATTACGGCTTTGCGGTCGCCGTGCATGCACACGGCAAGGAAGGCATGCTGCGGGCAGTCAAAGCCGGCGTTGATTCGATCGAGCACGGCACCTACATGGACGATGAAGTGATCAAGGAAATGAAAAAGCACGGCACCTGGTATGTGCCGACCATTTCCGCCGGCAAGTTCGTTTCCGACAAAGCCAAAATCGATGGCTACTTCCCGGAAGTCGTGCGGCCAAAAGCCGCCGCCATCGGCGCTGAGATTCAGAAGACGTTTGCCAAAGCCTACAAAGCCGGCGTCAAGATTGCCTTCGGTACCGATGCCGGTGTCGGCCCGCACGGCAGCAACGCCATGGAATTTGTCTACATGGTCGAAGCCGGCATGACCCCGATGGATGCGATCAAGTCCGCGACCATCAATGCCGCGACGCTGCTGCGTCAGGAAAAGGATCTCGGCAGCATCAGCGCCGGCAAATACGCCGACTTGGTGGCCGTCAAAGGCGACCCGCTGCAAGACATCAAGCTGATGACGCAGTTGGGCTTTGTCATGAAGGAAGGCGTGGTTTACAAGCAGTGA
- a CDS encoding HpcH/HpaI aldolase/citrate lyase family protein — protein MTPPAVNRPVHPDVALFEGERPFPALASCEHFAGSEKLINKALQLQNELGPIFDITCDCEDGAQAGKETEHAEMVAAVINSDANKHHRAGVRIHDYSHEFWRKDVDILLKAAGERIAYITIPKCTNARQAEDMVTYIQDKCRQLHLKREVPIHVLIETHGALHEVWQIATLPWVEVLDFGMMDFVSGHHGAIPASCMRSPGQFDHPLLARAKTEMVAAALANGVVPAHNVTLDLKNPEQTRADAHRARYEFGFLRQWSIYPTQIQAIVDAMKPDFSEIQDGAEILLAAQANHWGPIQHKGELHDRATYRYFWTLLKRAKLTGAPISAEATKAFFS, from the coding sequence GTGACCCCACCTGCAGTGAATCGGCCCGTGCACCCTGATGTCGCCCTGTTTGAAGGCGAGCGCCCGTTTCCGGCGCTGGCCAGCTGCGAGCATTTTGCTGGCAGCGAGAAGCTCATCAACAAGGCCCTTCAGCTGCAGAACGAGCTTGGCCCCATCTTCGACATCACCTGTGACTGCGAAGACGGCGCCCAGGCCGGCAAAGAGACCGAGCATGCCGAAATGGTCGCGGCGGTCATCAATTCCGACGCCAACAAACACCATCGCGCCGGCGTCCGCATTCACGATTACAGCCACGAATTCTGGCGCAAGGATGTCGACATCCTGCTGAAAGCCGCTGGCGAACGTATCGCCTATATCACCATTCCCAAGTGCACCAATGCCCGTCAGGCCGAGGACATGGTGACCTACATCCAGGACAAGTGCCGGCAGCTGCATCTGAAACGCGAAGTGCCGATCCACGTCCTTATTGAAACCCATGGTGCGCTGCACGAAGTGTGGCAGATTGCCACGCTGCCATGGGTCGAGGTATTGGACTTTGGCATGATGGACTTTGTCTCCGGCCACCACGGGGCTATTCCGGCCTCGTGCATGCGCTCGCCGGGCCAGTTCGATCACCCGCTGCTGGCCCGCGCCAAAACCGAGATGGTGGCTGCCGCGCTGGCCAATGGCGTGGTCCCGGCCCACAACGTTACGCTCGATTTGAAGAACCCGGAACAGACCCGTGCCGATGCCCATCGCGCCCGTTATGAATTTGGTTTCTTGCGGCAATGGTCGATTTACCCGACCCAGATCCAGGCCATTGTCGATGCCATGAAACCGGACTTCTCCGAGATTCAGGACGGCGCCGAAATTCTGCTGGCCGCACAGGCCAATCACTGGGGTCCCATCCAGCACAAAGGCGAACTGCACGACCGCGCTACCTATCGTTACTTCTGGACGCTGCTGAAGCGCGCCAAGCTGACCGGCGCGCCGATATCGGCGGAAGCAACCAAGGCCTTTTTCAGCTAA